In one Streptomyces sp. NBC_01288 genomic region, the following are encoded:
- a CDS encoding antibiotic biosynthesis monooxygenase family protein — protein MSIVKINVLTVPEEQRETLEKRFANRAGTVDGSDGFEWFELLRPVEGTDTYLVYTRWRAEEDFQNWMSGMGQAAHRGAPQEGGAQGSPQGERPRPAATDSTLWTFEVVQQAGPKEG, from the coding sequence ATGAGCATCGTCAAGATCAACGTACTCACCGTCCCCGAGGAGCAGCGCGAGACGCTGGAGAAGCGGTTCGCGAACCGCGCCGGGACGGTGGACGGCTCGGACGGCTTCGAGTGGTTCGAGCTGCTCCGACCCGTCGAGGGCACCGACACCTACCTCGTCTACACGCGCTGGCGCGCCGAGGAGGACTTCCAGAACTGGATGTCGGGGATGGGGCAGGCCGCCCACCGGGGCGCACCCCAGGAGGGCGGCGCGCAAGGTTCCCCGCAGGGTGAGCGGCCGAGGCCCGCCGCGACGGACTCGACGCTGTGGACGTTCGAGGTGGTGCAGCAGGCGGGGCCCAAGGAGGGCTGA